Proteins co-encoded in one Aerococcaceae bacterium DSM 111021 genomic window:
- a CDS encoding sugar transferase codes for MNNHRYEWNNLLRFGAVILGSIVAIGCIYLSFYIKFLGDIPARNFSAFEESYIWIFLGYIVINFLFGTYVYYNKSVLDIFYFTMLSQLVLNVYIMALTFAGSWLTFPRSVLLVNFFVGTFILFIFNVSVYLLYQQFRGQKKILVVGESDRALEAVRNFSLMKNKRHQVTHVVLSNYLRHIEELADHVDIVYLTGYIPEEQRLDIYEYLMRNNKKLFISTQFENLMMVNPNIMNFEDESIIEVSSFEIPSEDAMLKRSIDILVSLFLTILTLPIMLGTAIAIKIDSSGPIFYKQERITKGESHFNILKFRSMSVTAEAESGPVLAAKNDARVTKVGKFIRSTRIDELPQLLNVLKGDMSLVGPRPERPFFVEQYKEQNPYYTLRHHVRAGITGYAQVYGKYSTDFNSKLNFDLLYIKNYSIPFDFKLLFQTTKILFDKVSSRGVDADEELSSQDEWSDFAKTIIIVE; via the coding sequence GTGAATAATCACCGTTATGAATGGAATAACTTGTTACGCTTTGGGGCAGTCATACTTGGCTCTATAGTGGCGATAGGATGTATTTACTTATCCTTTTACATTAAATTTTTAGGAGATATACCTGCTAGAAACTTCAGTGCTTTTGAAGAAAGTTATATATGGATATTTTTAGGCTATATTGTCATTAACTTTCTCTTTGGTACTTATGTTTACTATAACAAGAGTGTGTTAGATATTTTTTACTTTACAATGCTAAGCCAGCTTGTTTTGAATGTTTACATTATGGCTTTAACCTTTGCAGGAAGTTGGTTAACATTTCCGAGATCTGTACTTCTTGTAAACTTTTTTGTTGGAACATTCATATTATTTATCTTTAACGTGTCGGTATACTTACTATATCAACAATTTAGAGGGCAAAAGAAGATACTAGTTGTTGGCGAGTCTGACCGAGCGCTTGAAGCGGTACGGAATTTTTCATTAATGAAAAATAAACGTCATCAAGTCACTCACGTCGTTTTATCTAATTATTTGAGACATATTGAAGAGTTAGCAGATCATGTGGATATTGTGTACTTAACAGGTTATATTCCCGAGGAACAGCGATTAGATATTTATGAATATTTAATGCGCAACAATAAGAAGCTGTTTATTAGTACTCAATTTGAAAACTTAATGATGGTGAATCCAAACATTATGAACTTCGAAGATGAAAGTATTATTGAAGTGTCAAGTTTCGAGATTCCTTCAGAAGATGCCATGTTAAAGCGTAGTATTGATATTCTAGTGTCTTTATTCTTAACAATCTTAACGTTACCTATTATGTTAGGAACAGCGATTGCTATTAAGATAGATTCATCTGGACCGATTTTCTACAAGCAAGAGCGTATAACCAAAGGCGAAAGCCATTTTAATATATTAAAATTTCGGTCAATGTCAGTAACAGCAGAAGCTGAATCTGGACCAGTATTAGCAGCTAAGAACGATGCACGAGTAACAAAAGTCGGGAAATTTATTCGCAGTACACGAATTGATGAACTGCCTCAATTATTAAACGTATTAAAAGGCGATATGTCACTCGTTGGGCCAAGGCCAGAGCGTCCATTCTTTGTTGAGCAGTACAAAGAACAAAATCCATATTACACTCTAAGACACCATGTCAGAGCTGGAATTACTGGTTACGCTCAAGTTTATGGAAAGTATAGTACAGATTTTAATAGCAAGCTTAATTTTGATTTACTCTATATCAAAAACTATTCAATTCCATTTGACTTCAAACTCCTATTTCAAACAACAAAAATTTTATTTGATAAAGTGAGTTCTCGTGGTGTGGATGCTGACGAAGAATTATCATCTCAAGATGAATGGTCCGACTTTGCAAAAACAATTATCATTGTTGAGTAA
- a CDS encoding nicotinate phosphoribosyltransferase encodes MYKFEDDSLMLHTDLYQINMLQTYWQNGMDQRKAVFESYFRSIPFENGFAIFAGLERILNYINNLKFSESDLDYLRSLETYPEEFLEYLKNMEFDLTIRSMREGELCFADEPLIQVEGPLGQCQLVETAILNMLNYQTLIATKAARIKSIVDESDTLSEFGSRRAQETAAAIWGSRAAFIGGFDSTSNVRAGKLFGIPVSGTHAHSLVQAYRDEYQAFTAYAQTHKNVVFLVDTYDTLRSGVPTAIKVAKEQGDKINFVGVRIDSGDMAYLSKRIREQLDEAGFPDTRIIASNDLDEKTILNLRMQGAKINDWGVGTKLITAYDQPALGAVYKLVSIENSKGELVPTMKISSNAAKISTPGIKQVWRITRNRDGKSEGDYVALINERPDLEESLFMFHPVHTYINKTVVDFTARPLLLEVWKDGECVYNFPAVEDIRAYAEQNVSALWDEYKRILNPEQYPVDLSQALYDEKMRSIKEIRDKVDSHVLEIEEELSKDGE; translated from the coding sequence ATGTATAAATTTGAAGATGATAGTTTAATGTTACATACGGATTTGTATCAGATTAATATGTTACAAACATACTGGCAGAATGGGATGGACCAACGTAAAGCAGTCTTTGAATCATATTTTAGATCTATTCCCTTTGAGAATGGCTTTGCTATATTTGCAGGATTAGAACGTATTCTGAATTATATTAATAACTTAAAATTCAGTGAAAGTGATTTGGATTATTTAAGAAGCTTGGAGACCTATCCAGAAGAGTTTTTAGAGTATTTAAAAAACATGGAGTTCGATTTAACAATCCGTTCAATGCGTGAAGGCGAATTATGCTTTGCTGATGAACCACTTATTCAAGTTGAAGGTCCATTAGGACAGTGTCAACTTGTTGAGACAGCTATATTGAACATGTTGAATTATCAAACACTTATTGCGACTAAGGCAGCGCGTATCAAGTCAATTGTAGATGAGAGTGATACTTTATCCGAATTTGGATCTAGACGTGCGCAAGAGACAGCAGCAGCGATTTGGGGATCTAGAGCTGCATTTATTGGTGGTTTTGACTCGACAAGTAATGTTCGAGCGGGGAAACTATTTGGTATTCCAGTTTCAGGTACACATGCTCATTCACTCGTACAAGCTTATCGTGATGAATATCAAGCATTTACTGCATATGCTCAAACACATAAAAACGTAGTGTTTTTAGTTGATACATATGATACGTTGCGTTCTGGAGTTCCGACTGCGATTAAAGTAGCAAAAGAACAAGGTGATAAGATTAACTTTGTTGGTGTTCGAATCGATTCGGGTGATATGGCTTATCTATCGAAACGTATTCGTGAACAACTTGATGAAGCAGGTTTTCCAGATACGCGTATTATTGCATCAAATGATTTAGATGAGAAGACAATTTTAAACTTACGTATGCAAGGCGCTAAAATTAATGACTGGGGTGTGGGGACTAAGTTAATTACAGCTTATGATCAACCAGCACTCGGTGCAGTTTACAAATTAGTGAGTATTGAGAATTCAAAAGGGGAACTTGTTCCTACAATGAAAATATCAAGTAATGCAGCTAAAATTTCTACACCAGGCATTAAGCAAGTATGGCGCATTACGCGCAATCGCGATGGTAAATCTGAAGGGGATTACGTTGCTTTAATCAATGAGCGACCTGACTTAGAAGAATCACTTTTCATGTTCCATCCAGTCCATACATATATTAATAAAACGGTTGTGGATTTCACTGCACGTCCATTACTTTTAGAAGTATGGAAAGACGGAGAATGTGTCTATAATTTCCCAGCAGTGGAAGATATTCGCGCATATGCTGAGCAAAATGTTTCTGCACTATGGGACGAATACAAACGAATCTTAAATCCTGAACAATACCCAGTAGATCTATCTCAAGCATTATATGACGAGAAGATGCGTAGTATTAAAGAAATTCGTGATAAAGTTGATAGTCATGTTCTTGAAATTGAAGAAGAATTGTCAAAGGATGGTGAATAA
- the nadE gene encoding ammonia-dependent NAD(+) synthetase produces MRPLQREIIDELKVLPEINPKEEIRRSIDFLKEYLLKHQGLSTYVLGISGGQDSTLAGKLAQLAIEELRHETKEERYQFIAVRLPYGIQADEDDAQLALEFIQADQTMTVNIEAATNAMVEAVELNNVEINDYHKGNIKARQRMIVQFTIAGQLSGAVIGTDHAAESVTGFYTKFGDGAADILPLWRLNKSQGADMLKELGAVKELYEKVPTADLEEGRPQLADEDALGVSYESIDAYLRGEDVSEKDSEVIEDWFVKSRHKRHLPITVFDDFWK; encoded by the coding sequence ATGAGACCCTTACAAAGAGAAATTATTGATGAATTAAAGGTTTTACCAGAAATAAACCCCAAAGAAGAGATAAGACGATCAATTGATTTTCTAAAAGAGTATCTGTTGAAACATCAAGGTTTATCAACCTACGTACTTGGAATTAGTGGTGGACAAGATTCAACTTTAGCAGGCAAGCTTGCTCAGTTAGCTATCGAAGAATTACGTCATGAGACGAAAGAAGAACGTTATCAGTTCATCGCGGTTCGTTTACCTTATGGTATTCAAGCTGACGAAGATGATGCACAGTTGGCACTTGAATTTATTCAAGCAGACCAGACCATGACAGTTAACATTGAAGCAGCGACCAACGCTATGGTTGAAGCAGTGGAATTAAATAACGTTGAAATTAATGACTACCATAAAGGGAATATAAAAGCGCGTCAACGTATGATTGTACAGTTCACAATTGCTGGTCAATTGTCAGGAGCTGTTATTGGTACAGACCATGCAGCTGAAAGTGTCACAGGTTTCTACACAAAATTTGGAGACGGGGCAGCAGACATATTGCCACTTTGGCGTTTGAATAAAAGCCAAGGTGCTGATATGCTTAAAGAATTGGGGGCTGTGAAAGAACTTTATGAAAAAGTTCCAACAGCAGACTTGGAAGAAGGACGTCCTCAACTTGCTGACGAGGACGCACTTGGTGTAAGTTATGAATCCATCGATGCATATCTACGTGGTGAAGATGTATCAGAGAAAGATTCAGAAGTGATTGAAGACTGGTTTGTTAAATCACGCCATAAACGTCACTTGCCTATTACAGTCTTTGATGATTTTTGGAAATAA
- a CDS encoding undecaprenyl/decaprenyl-phosphate alpha-N-acetylglucosaminyl 1-phosphate transferase, whose protein sequence is MLAVLTVGGWNILLTFIASFCITFILAKILPSKDGKPPNYGGIAVFASFWLGFFTMFPVLLFTSPQWNIFLASTIVLITGIIDDYFELKPWQKTLGILIAANVIYFYTDVAFSSILIADVPMWLFDTLAYVLTIGWIYFVTNAMNLLDGLDGLVSSVSTTSLITLTIMTYISSLSIRLTFIMMLVLLAAAILGFLPFNWHPAKIYLGDTGALFIGFMFATLTVYNLKNVSVFSLIVPILFYAVPLFDTSYAIIRRFLTGRSMVEKDEDHLHHRLLRQGFTVPEIVLLMIAITIVFSVFAIFSQLYHQLRWFFIFLSGGLILLLTLFMSGLDKK, encoded by the coding sequence ATGTTGGCAGTTCTTACGGTAGGCGGATGGAATATATTGCTAACATTCATCGCTTCTTTTTGTATTACATTTATACTAGCAAAAATACTCCCTAGCAAAGACGGTAAACCACCCAATTACGGTGGTATAGCAGTATTTGCTAGTTTTTGGCTTGGCTTTTTTACTATGTTCCCAGTATTGCTCTTCACAAGTCCACAATGGAACATTTTTCTAGCTTCAACAATCGTTTTAATCACCGGGATAATTGATGATTACTTCGAATTAAAGCCTTGGCAAAAGACTTTAGGGATTTTAATTGCAGCGAATGTGATTTATTTTTATACGGATGTCGCCTTTTCATCCATATTAATCGCAGATGTACCAATGTGGTTGTTTGATACATTGGCCTATGTCCTCACGATTGGTTGGATTTACTTTGTGACGAATGCGATGAATTTATTAGACGGTTTAGACGGCTTAGTAAGTAGTGTCTCGACCACGAGTTTAATTACTTTGACTATTATGACCTACATATCTAGTCTATCAATCCGGCTGACTTTCATTATGATGTTAGTTTTATTAGCCGCAGCGATTCTAGGCTTTTTGCCATTCAACTGGCATCCGGCAAAAATATATTTAGGTGATACTGGCGCACTTTTTATTGGCTTCATGTTCGCGACCTTAACGGTATATAATCTGAAGAATGTGAGTGTATTCTCTCTAATCGTACCTATTTTATTTTATGCAGTGCCTTTGTTTGATACATCTTACGCGATTATTCGGCGATTCTTAACTGGTCGATCAATGGTCGAAAAAGATGAAGACCATTTGCATCATCGATTACTACGTCAAGGTTTTACTGTGCCTGAAATTGTACTGTTAATGATTGCTATAACAATTGTATTCTCAGTGTTTGCAATTTTTTCTCAGTTATATCATCAATTAAGATGGTTTTTTATATTTCTATCAGGAGGGCTCATCTTGTTATTAACTCTCTTTATGTCAGGTCTTGATAAGAAATAA
- a CDS encoding YdhK family protein: MTHDDEGRLPGNIKIEREPTYKVGDDVQINATHMPGMEGAEGSVVAAFDTTAYEISYTPTDDSEPVENHRWIVQEEIAEAANQEDVDAPFEVGDEVTVEAYHMPGMEGATATIDAVNETTVYLVDYIDTESGEEVINHKWVTEDELATLDSAEETAPGTSESAPESSEDESESEDSSSGEESGSESESTPEESSDEESSSEEESSEESTPEESSSEESEDIVE; encoded by the coding sequence ATGACACATGATGACGAAGGTCGCTTACCTGGTAACATTAAGATTGAACGTGAACCTACATATAAAGTAGGCGACGATGTTCAAATTAATGCGACACATATGCCAGGTATGGAAGGCGCTGAAGGTTCAGTGGTTGCTGCCTTTGATACAACTGCATACGAAATTTCTTATACACCAACAGATGACAGTGAACCGGTAGAAAATCACCGTTGGATTGTTCAAGAAGAAATTGCTGAAGCGGCAAATCAAGAAGACGTAGACGCACCGTTTGAAGTCGGCGATGAAGTGACAGTTGAGGCTTATCACATGCCAGGTATGGAAGGTGCAACAGCTACAATTGATGCCGTGAACGAAACAACTGTTTATTTAGTTGATTACATCGATACTGAAAGTGGCGAAGAAGTTATTAATCACAAATGGGTAACAGAAGATGAGTTAGCTACTTTAGATAGCGCAGAAGAAACTGCCCCAGGTACATCAGAATCAGCTCCAGAATCATCAGAAGATGAAAGTGAAAGCGAAGACTCATCATCAGGTGAAGAATCTGGATCAGAGTCCGAGTCTACTCCTGAAGAAAGTTCAGATGAGGAATCATCATCCGAAGAAGAATCAAGTGAAGAAAGTACACCTGAAGAATCTAGTTCGGAAGAAAGTGAAGATATAGTAGAATAA
- a CDS encoding ribose-phosphate diphosphokinase codes for MIEKPYSDSKLKVFALSSNRPLAEKIASEVGVELGDINISQFADGEIKVNIDESIRGDHVYLIQSTSYPVNDHLMELLITIDALRRASAKTINVVMPYYGYARQDRKAQPREPITAKLVANMLENAGVDRLVTLDLHAAQIQGFFDIPMDHLLGAPLLANYFIDNQLEGDDVVVVSPDHGGVTRARKLAEFLKSPIAIIDKRRPKANVAEIMNIVGEVKGKTCVIIDDMIDTAGTITLAADALIEKGAKDIYVCCTHPVLSGPAIERLEKSPIKKVIITDTISLPDTKQLDKLETVTVSQLVGEAIKRIHENRSVSPLFEEQFKMID; via the coding sequence ATGATAGAGAAACCATATTCTGATTCAAAACTTAAAGTTTTCGCATTAAGCTCTAACCGACCGCTAGCAGAAAAAATTGCGAGTGAAGTAGGAGTAGAATTAGGAGATATTAATATATCTCAGTTCGCCGATGGAGAGATTAAAGTTAATATCGACGAAAGTATCCGTGGAGATCATGTTTATTTAATTCAATCAACATCATACCCGGTTAATGATCACTTAATGGAATTGTTAATCACTATCGATGCATTACGCCGTGCCAGTGCAAAAACAATAAACGTTGTCATGCCTTACTATGGTTATGCCCGTCAAGACCGTAAAGCACAACCACGTGAACCAATCACAGCGAAACTAGTAGCGAATATGTTAGAAAATGCAGGTGTAGACCGTCTAGTTACACTTGATTTGCATGCAGCTCAAATCCAAGGATTCTTCGATATCCCAATGGACCACTTATTAGGAGCGCCATTATTAGCAAACTACTTCATAGATAATCAACTTGAAGGAGACGATGTTGTTGTTGTTTCACCTGACCATGGTGGAGTAACTCGTGCACGTAAATTAGCTGAATTCTTAAAGTCACCGATTGCAATTATCGACAAGCGTCGTCCAAAAGCAAACGTTGCAGAGATTATGAATATTGTTGGTGAAGTAAAAGGGAAAACGTGTGTCATTATTGATGATATGATTGATACAGCAGGAACCATTACTTTAGCAGCAGATGCATTGATTGAAAAAGGGGCAAAAGACATTTATGTTTGTTGTACTCATCCAGTCTTATCAGGACCAGCGATTGAACGATTAGAAAAGTCACCAATCAAGAAAGTAATTATTACTGATACAATTTCTTTACCAGATACGAAACAATTAGACAAACTTGAAACAGTAACGGTATCACAATTAGTCGGAGAAGCTATCAAGCGTATCCACGAAAACCGTTCAGTTAGTCCATTATTTGAAGAACAATTCAAAATGATTGACTAA